One segment of Cetobacterium sp. NK01 DNA contains the following:
- a CDS encoding HlyD family secretion protein → MIYKKKAIFIYIGIFFSFLVFLFLSVTFQMNIPYSSRAFLEYQIAPVYSQVSGSVDQIFVKNGEFVNINQPLFSIDSKIYKASYLSALGHYNEALDSIKTLKSDIEKNKIIVEKNKNIYQRNKNELLKFESLYKKTFISEIDLDNMKTKVLEAEKTLKNSEGVLENLLTKYKIDENSTPALLIAKGALKKASINLQDTTILSPINGEVVMENFYQNTSIKENTPLFYIKNDNILKINVDLKEKNIKSIVSGRKALILFDGIPGVIFKGTVENISPILAQGYSPSNALVNIPNDNRWIRDNGKIRVSIIVENSETIKDLSSGSMASVILLSENNNTFFNFLAKFWINIIKVFNYVY, encoded by the coding sequence ATGATTTATAAGAAAAAAGCTATTTTTATTTATATAGGTATCTTTTTTAGTTTTTTAGTTTTTTTATTTCTTTCGGTTACATTCCAAATGAATATTCCTTACTCTTCTAGAGCATTTTTAGAATATCAAATAGCTCCTGTTTATAGCCAAGTTTCTGGAAGTGTTGATCAAATTTTTGTTAAAAATGGAGAATTTGTAAATATAAACCAGCCTTTATTTAGCATTGATAGTAAAATTTATAAAGCTTCTTATTTATCAGCATTAGGACATTACAATGAAGCTTTAGACTCTATTAAAACTTTAAAAAGTGACATTGAAAAAAATAAAATTATTGTAGAAAAAAATAAGAATATCTATCAACGTAATAAAAATGAACTTCTAAAATTTGAATCTCTTTATAAAAAAACTTTTATTAGTGAAATAGACTTAGATAATATGAAAACAAAAGTTTTAGAAGCTGAGAAAACTTTAAAAAATAGTGAAGGAGTTTTAGAAAATCTTTTAACTAAATATAAGATTGATGAAAATTCTACTCCCGCTCTTTTAATTGCTAAAGGAGCTCTAAAAAAAGCTTCAATTAACCTTCAAGACACTACAATTCTTTCTCCAATTAATGGGGAAGTAGTCATGGAAAATTTTTATCAAAATACATCTATTAAAGAAAATACTCCTTTATTTTATATAAAAAATGACAATATTTTAAAAATCAATGTAGATTTAAAAGAAAAGAATATAAAATCTATTGTCTCTGGCAGAAAAGCTTTAATTTTATTTGATGGAATTCCTGGAGTTATTTTTAAAGGAACCGTAGAAAATATAAGTCCTATTTTAGCTCAAGGATATAGTCCTTCAAATGCTCTTGTTAACATTCCCAATGATAACCGTTGGATTAGAGATAACGGTAAGATTAGAGTTTCTATTATTGTGGAAAATTCAGAAACTATAAAAGATTTGTCTAGTGGTTCTATGGCTTCTGTTATTCTTCTTTCTGAAAATAATAATACTTTTTTTAATTTTTTAGCTAAATTTTGGATAAATATAATTAAGGTGTTTAACTATGTCTACTAA
- a CDS encoding MarR family winged helix-turn-helix transcriptional regulator: MNKIKIPILISRINRLQKKHLNDSLKPFNLESSQGIILLKIKELKKITPTQLVDLGLIEKPAISKTLKKLEGLGYIFKSPSDSDARSFSVSLTDSGKQIGKHVEKFIDELDKHFQSILDKNNAKELTKILNFLENKEIKK; encoded by the coding sequence ATGAATAAAATTAAAATACCTATTTTAATTTCAAGAATAAATAGATTACAAAAGAAACACCTTAATGATAGCTTAAAACCTTTTAATTTAGAATCTTCTCAAGGTATTATACTTTTAAAAATTAAAGAATTAAAAAAAATAACACCCACACAACTCGTTGATTTAGGTCTTATTGAAAAACCAGCTATTAGTAAAACTTTAAAAAAATTAGAAGGACTAGGATATATATTTAAATCACCTTCTGACAGTGATGCTAGAAGCTTTTCTGTTTCTTTGACCGATTCAGGAAAACAAATTGGAAAACACGTTGAAAAATTTATAGATGAACTTGATAAACACTTTCAATCTATTTTAGATAAAAATAATGCAAAAGAATTAACTAAAATTTTAAATTTTCTAGAAAATAAAGAAATAAAAAAATAG
- the upp gene encoding uracil phosphoribosyltransferase has product MAVIEINHPLIQHKLTLLRNKNTDTKSFRENLNEISKLMTYEVTKNLVLDEIEVETPLMKTTGYTLGTNIAVVPILRAGLGMVDGIVSLIPTAKIGHIGVYRDEETLEPVYYYCKLPVDVQNKQVILVDPMLATGGSAIYAIDYLKNAGVKNIVFMCLVAAPEGIAKVLQTHPDVAIYTAKIDQGLDSNGYIYPGLGDCGDRIFGTK; this is encoded by the coding sequence ATGGCTGTAATAGAAATAAATCATCCGCTAATACAACATAAATTAACATTATTAAGAAATAAAAATACGGATACAAAATCATTTAGAGAAAATTTAAATGAAATATCTAAGCTGATGACTTATGAAGTAACAAAAAATTTGGTTTTAGATGAGATTGAGGTAGAAACTCCTCTAATGAAAACAACTGGATATACTTTAGGAACAAACATCGCAGTTGTACCTATTTTAAGAGCTGGATTAGGAATGGTAGATGGAATAGTATCTTTAATTCCAACGGCTAAAATAGGTCATATAGGAGTTTATAGAGATGAAGAAACTTTAGAACCAGTATATTATTATTGTAAACTTCCTGTAGATGTTCAAAATAAACAAGTTATATTAGTAGATCCAATGTTAGCAACAGGAGGATCAGCAATATACGCAATTGATTACTTAAAAAATGCTGGAGTAAAAAATATAGTATTTATGTGTTTAGTAGCAGCTCCAGAAGGAATAGCAAAGGTTTTACAAACTCATCCAGATGTAGCAATTTATACTGCTAAAATTGACCAAGGATTAGATTCTAACGGTTATATTTATCCTGGATTAGGAGATTGTGGAGACAGAATATTTGGTACAAAATAA
- the rpmE gene encoding 50S ribosomal protein L31 — protein MRKGIHPEYKVITVDCTCGNKFETRSTLAKGDELKIAVCSNCHPFYTGKAKFVDAAGRVEQFNKKFGLKK, from the coding sequence ATGAGAAAAGGAATTCATCCAGAGTACAAAGTAATAACTGTTGATTGTACATGTGGAAACAAATTTGAAACAAGATCAACTTTAGCAAAGGGAGACGAGCTTAAAATAGCTGTTTGTTCAAACTGTCACCCATTCTACACTGGAAAAGCTAAGTTCGTAGACGCAGCTGGAAGAGTAGAGCAATTCAACAAGAAGTTTGGATTAAAGAAATAA
- a CDS encoding ribonuclease H family protein, giving the protein MAIKYYAFIIDKENYSGVVTSWAECQSITKGKSARYKSFKNEIEAKEWLKNGGLYEDKKLKIQEAKANLEDAIYFDAGTGRGIGVEVRVTNRFGNSLLDNILPEKMINEFGNYLAPSESTNNYGELIGIYLAIDIALRKRNFKIFGDSKLIIDYWSKGHYNKATLNEKTINLIQKTTEKRKQFESLGGTIQHISGDINPADLGFHK; this is encoded by the coding sequence ATGGCTATAAAATATTATGCTTTTATCATAGATAAAGAAAATTACTCTGGAGTAGTTACATCTTGGGCTGAGTGTCAAAGTATAACTAAAGGAAAAAGTGCAAGATATAAATCGTTTAAAAATGAAATCGAGGCAAAAGAATGGTTAAAAAATGGTGGCCTTTATGAAGATAAAAAACTAAAGATACAAGAAGCTAAAGCAAATTTAGAAGATGCCATTTATTTTGATGCTGGGACAGGACGAGGGATTGGTGTTGAGGTTAGAGTAACAAATCGCTTTGGAAACTCATTACTTGATAATATTTTGCCAGAAAAAATGATAAATGAATTTGGAAATTACTTAGCACCTTCAGAAAGTACAAATAATTATGGTGAATTAATTGGGATTTACTTAGCAATTGATATAGCTTTAAGAAAGCGAAATTTTAAAATTTTTGGAGATAGTAAATTAATTATTGATTATTGGTCTAAAGGGCATTATAATAAAGCGACGCTTAATGAAAAAACTATAAATCTTATTCAAAAAACTACAGAAAAAAGAAAACAGTTTGAAAGTTTAGGTGGAACTATTCAACACATATCTGGAGATATTAATCCTGCAGATTTAGGTTTTCATAAATAA
- a CDS encoding TIGR02206 family membrane protein encodes MEFELFDKLHLFYLLGYSLLFLFLYIGVAYNPQPKKVMRIISFVILLIKCGELFIRYKLIGEAWYQLLPLHLCNITLIFAVFGSIFRFTPFLYATFFWSIGAVFALLTPEVRETFPHFFNISFFSTHFYIIFVAITEYKIFNLRPSLESWTGSFLGLNIIAAGVYFINSVLGTNYLYINRKPTFSSPLNYFGDWPYYIIVVEFAYITLTLFLLFLFKKKDYKIKVSR; translated from the coding sequence ATGGAGTTTGAACTATTTGATAAGCTACATCTTTTTTACCTTTTAGGATATTCTTTACTTTTTTTATTTCTTTATATTGGGGTAGCATATAATCCACAACCAAAAAAAGTTATGAGAATTATTTCTTTTGTCATACTATTAATAAAATGTGGTGAGTTATTTATTAGATATAAGCTTATTGGAGAAGCTTGGTATCAACTACTTCCCCTACACCTTTGTAATATTACACTTATATTTGCTGTATTTGGATCTATATTTAGATTCACCCCATTTTTATACGCAACATTTTTTTGGTCAATTGGAGCAGTCTTTGCACTATTGACTCCTGAAGTACGAGAAACTTTTCCACATTTTTTTAATATAAGTTTCTTCTCTACACATTTTTATATAATTTTTGTTGCTATAACTGAATATAAAATCTTTAATTTAAGACCATCACTTGAATCTTGGACTGGATCTTTTCTTGGATTAAATATAATTGCAGCTGGTGTTTACTTTATTAATAGCGTTCTTGGAACAAACTATCTTTATATAAATAGAAAACCCACTTTCTCATCTCCTTTAAATTACTTTGGAGATTGGCCTTATTATATAATAGTAGTTGAATTTGCATACATTACACTTACACTCTTTCTATTATTTTTATTCAAAAAAAAAGATTATAAAATAAAAGTAAGCAGGTAG
- a CDS encoding IMPACT family protein translates to MKSIKKAVRIEFEERKSKFIGYAKPISTKEEAEDFISMIREIHPDATHNCTVYRVIDNGQEYFKADDDGEPSGTAGKPMGEILTYMEVNNVVVVATRYFGGIKLGAGGLVRNYAKTAKLAILEGEIIEFIERYECILDFSYEKINEVESLLIEGNEELLNKDFNERVTYRVKVSNETLEKLQEIKDILIIK, encoded by the coding sequence ATGAAAAGTATAAAAAAAGCAGTAAGAATAGAATTTGAAGAGAGAAAATCAAAGTTTATAGGCTATGCTAAACCTATTTCTACGAAAGAAGAAGCAGAAGATTTTATAAGTATGATAAGAGAAATACATCCAGATGCAACTCATAATTGTACAGTATATAGAGTTATAGATAATGGTCAAGAGTATTTTAAGGCAGATGATGATGGAGAACCAAGTGGAACAGCGGGTAAACCTATGGGAGAAATATTAACATATATGGAAGTAAATAATGTAGTCGTGGTAGCTACAAGATACTTTGGAGGAATAAAATTAGGGGCTGGTGGACTAGTTCGTAATTATGCTAAAACTGCAAAGTTAGCAATTTTAGAAGGAGAGATAATTGAGTTTATTGAAAGATATGAATGTATTTTGGATTTTTCATATGAGAAAATTAATGAAGTAGAATCACTCCTTATAGAAGGGAATGAAGAACTTTTAAATAAAGATTTTAATGAGAGAGTGACATATAGAGTGAAAGTATCTAATGAAACTTTGGAGAAGCTGCAAGAAATAAAGGATATTTTAATAATAAAGTGA
- a CDS encoding site-2 protease family protein has translation MIIFKVIILLFSLVLHELAHGYMALFCGDKTAKHSGRLSLNPLKHLDPIGALIPIFMLLSGAKFIIGWAKPVPVNYFALRNGRIGEFLVSIAGVLTNYLLMILGAILIRYSIIPFNDLSIYFIIINMALGTFNLLPIPPLDGSRVLASFLNDENRIKIFTLDTYGILFIVALSYFGALNIIMSPIYNILLEFVDFIIRS, from the coding sequence ATGATTATTTTTAAAGTTATAATTTTACTTTTTTCTTTAGTATTACACGAATTAGCTCATGGATATATGGCCCTTTTTTGTGGTGATAAAACAGCTAAGCATTCAGGAAGATTATCTCTTAATCCATTAAAACATTTAGATCCGATAGGAGCATTAATACCAATATTTATGCTTTTAAGTGGTGCTAAATTTATAATTGGATGGGCAAAGCCAGTACCTGTAAATTACTTTGCTTTAAGAAATGGAAGAATAGGGGAATTTCTAGTTTCAATAGCTGGAGTATTAACAAATTATTTATTAATGATATTAGGAGCAATATTAATAAGATATTCTATAATACCCTTTAATGATTTATCAATTTACTTTATTATAATAAATATGGCTTTAGGAACATTTAATCTATTACCTATTCCACCACTAGATGGTTCAAGGGTGCTTGCATCATTTTTAAATGATGAAAATAGAATTAAAATATTTACACTAGATACATATGGGATTTTATTTATAGTGGCTTTAAGTTATTTTGGGGCTTTAAATATAATAATGTCTCCTATATATAATATATTATTAGAGTTTGTAGATTTTATAATTAGGAGTTAA
- a CDS encoding ComEC/Rec2 family competence protein codes for MKKTEIGTLIIIFVSIFFFRLFWVTFKEGIEIGDYVEITGRVEAGKGKIEKINNQFPIKNIYFIVDKVADGEKNIYGKITKIKYSKWGVKYKIEVENIKDEVNFFKEFFIKKIKRITEKYSIDLENFLRATILGEGYLLDEYLKDKFRYTGTAHLLVISGLHIGIIVSGMIFLFLKLNLKKQNRYIIVFIILTLYVFSIGKSPSVFRAYIMGIIYLLGNILYEKVDSKKSFILAFCISLLIYPTWIYSLSFWMSYVAVFSIIFIYQRIPKFKNKILLLEKILNLILMTFVIQISMTPIFYIYFRSIPLLSFFSNIFIIPIASFLMILSFLALFLSNFYLEFLITPLVNYTYIFLIEIIYFFSEIPYLTLEL; via the coding sequence TTGAAAAAAACAGAAATTGGGACATTAATTATAATTTTTGTCTCAATTTTCTTTTTTAGGTTATTTTGGGTAACTTTTAAGGAGGGAATTGAGATTGGGGATTATGTTGAAATTACAGGGAGAGTTGAGGCAGGAAAAGGGAAAATAGAAAAAATTAATAATCAGTTCCCGATAAAAAATATCTATTTTATTGTAGATAAAGTTGCTGATGGAGAAAAAAATATTTATGGAAAAATAACAAAAATTAAGTATTCAAAGTGGGGAGTAAAATATAAAATAGAAGTCGAAAATATTAAAGATGAAGTAAATTTTTTTAAAGAATTTTTTATAAAAAAAATAAAAAGAATTACTGAAAAATATTCTATAGATTTAGAGAATTTTTTAAGAGCTACTATTTTAGGAGAGGGGTATCTTTTAGATGAATATTTGAAAGATAAGTTTAGATATACTGGAACAGCTCATTTGCTTGTAATATCTGGACTACATATAGGGATTATAGTATCAGGAATGATTTTTTTATTTTTAAAATTAAATTTAAAGAAACAGAATCGTTATATAATAGTATTTATAATTTTAACATTATATGTTTTTTCAATTGGAAAATCACCGTCTGTATTTAGAGCATATATAATGGGGATAATTTACTTACTTGGAAATATTTTATATGAAAAGGTAGATAGTAAAAAAAGTTTTATTCTAGCTTTTTGTATTTCACTTTTAATTTATCCCACATGGATTTATTCATTATCTTTTTGGATGTCTTATGTGGCAGTTTTTTCAATAATTTTTATTTATCAAAGAATACCGAAATTTAAAAATAAGATATTACTTTTAGAAAAGATATTAAATTTAATATTAATGACTTTTGTAATTCAGATATCAATGACTCCTATTTTTTATATATATTTTCGAAGTATACCGCTACTTTCATTTTTTAGTAATATTTTCATAATTCCTATTGCATCATTTTTAATGATTTTAAGTTTTTTAGCGCTTTTTTTATCAAATTTTTACTTAGAATTTCTTATTACTCCATTAGTGAACTACACTTATATTTTTTTAATAGAAATTATATATTTTTTTAGTGAGATTCCATATTTGACTTTAGAATTATAA
- a CDS encoding MFS transporter yields the protein MKGRIPLTTQIFYGVGVSYAIVDQIFAQWILYFYLPPENSGLKPFLTPVLISLALAISRVVDMISDPVVGYLSDKFNSKWGRRIPFIAVGAIPLAITTVAFFYPPLTSEQGTFIYLALVGSLFFTFYTIVGAPYNALIPEIGENSEERLNLSTWQSVFRLLYSAIAMILPGVLIKYFGKGDTLVGIRGMVISLSILCVLGLYVTVFLVPEKKYSRPVEHVGNIKEILKEVVKDKDFRNYLFGLLFFFVGFNSLRAMMNYYVEDIMGYGKETITIASALLFGASALFFYPVNKLSRKFGYRKIMLGSLIGLILLTVALALLGQLIPVKYGFLIFALLGIPISGAAFIFPPAMMSDISEKISKRINNRIEGVCFGIQGFFLKMAFLVSIVILPLMLVLRGSGEVTKFGIYSSALFSAVSFVISYIFYFKYNE from the coding sequence TTGAAAGGAAGAATACCTTTAACAACACAAATATTTTATGGAGTAGGAGTAAGCTATGCTATTGTAGATCAAATATTTGCACAATGGATACTATACTTTTATCTTCCACCAGAAAACTCAGGACTTAAGCCATTTTTAACACCAGTTTTAATTTCCTTAGCTTTGGCTATTTCAAGAGTTGTAGATATGATTTCTGATCCAGTAGTAGGATATTTATCAGATAAGTTTAATAGTAAATGGGGAAGAAGGATACCTTTTATTGCAGTTGGAGCAATACCTTTAGCAATAACAACAGTAGCTTTCTTTTATCCACCTTTAACAAGTGAACAGGGAACATTTATATATTTAGCTTTAGTAGGGTCATTATTTTTTACTTTTTATACAATAGTTGGTGCTCCATACAATGCTTTAATACCAGAAATAGGTGAAAACTCAGAAGAGAGATTAAATTTATCTACATGGCAGTCAGTTTTTAGATTATTATATAGTGCAATTGCAATGATTTTACCTGGAGTTTTAATTAAGTATTTTGGCAAAGGTGATACATTAGTTGGTATTAGAGGAATGGTTATATCTTTAAGTATTTTATGCGTTTTAGGATTATATGTAACTGTCTTTTTAGTTCCAGAGAAGAAATATTCAAGGCCTGTTGAACATGTAGGAAATATAAAAGAAATTTTAAAAGAGGTAGTTAAAGACAAAGATTTTAGAAATTATTTATTTGGATTGTTATTTTTCTTTGTAGGATTTAATTCATTGCGAGCTATGATGAATTACTATGTAGAAGATATAATGGGATATGGAAAAGAAACAATAACTATAGCATCAGCGTTATTATTTGGGGCATCAGCATTATTTTTCTATCCAGTTAATAAGCTTTCTAGAAAATTTGGATATAGAAAAATAATGCTGGGATCTCTAATAGGTTTGATATTGTTAACAGTAGCTTTAGCTCTTCTAGGACAATTAATTCCAGTTAAATATGGATTTTTAATATTTGCACTTTTAGGAATACCTATCTCAGGAGCAGCTTTTATATTTCCTCCTGCAATGATGAGTGATATTAGTGAAAAAATAAGTAAGCGAATAAATAATAGAATTGAAGGGGTTTGTTTCGGAATTCAAGGTTTTTTTCTTAAAATGGCTTTTTTAGTTTCAATTGTTATATTACCATTAATGTTGGTTTTAAGAGGAAGTGGAGAGGTAACAAAATTTGGAATTTACTCATCAGCATTATTTTCAGCAGTATCTTTTGTAATCTCATATATATTTTATTTTAAATATAATGAATAG
- a CDS encoding CCA tRNA nucleotidyltransferase, protein MKKIILTKDIEMILDVLNKFGKGYIVGGYIRDYLLGLEPKDCDFCTDIEYGKLKEIFKDYSPKEIGKAFGIIQIDFNGKKYEIAKLRKDIKFTNFRNILEIEFVEDIKEDLKRRDFTINAIAFNGKELIYNSYLGKKDIENRILRFVGEGEERIKEDPLRILRGIRIAGEKELIIFESTKQDILKCKKEIKRVAIERVQDEFFKILKGKKSSNSIMLLKSLGILKELFPQTNREINENNILNKLKKIDGYKNEDLILKLSIIFLKSQKELEILKLDNKTKKSILNIINNIDNINKESSSYEIKKLILKIGIDDFKSILEIRKLNEDFLNVIIKFKKIIKDKEPIFLKDLLISGDDLIRLGIKDGRKIKKYLDESLEIVLKNPKFNIKEYLLKRIEEDII, encoded by the coding sequence ATGAAAAAAATAATATTAACAAAAGATATAGAAATGATACTAGACGTATTAAATAAATTTGGAAAGGGATATATAGTAGGAGGTTATATAAGGGATTATTTATTGGGATTAGAACCGAAGGACTGTGATTTTTGTACAGATATAGAGTATGGGAAGTTAAAAGAAATATTTAAAGATTATTCACCAAAAGAGATAGGGAAAGCATTTGGAATAATTCAAATAGATTTTAATGGTAAAAAATACGAGATAGCTAAATTAAGAAAAGATATAAAATTTACTAACTTTAGAAATATACTGGAAATAGAGTTTGTAGAAGATATAAAAGAGGATTTGAAAAGAAGAGATTTTACAATAAATGCTATCGCATTTAATGGAAAAGAACTTATATATAATTCTTATTTAGGAAAGAAAGATATAGAAAATAGAATATTAAGATTTGTTGGAGAGGGAGAGGAGAGAATAAAAGAAGATCCACTTAGAATACTTAGAGGTATTAGAATAGCTGGAGAGAAAGAGTTGATAATTTTTGAATCAACTAAACAGGATATTTTAAAATGCAAAAAAGAAATAAAAAGAGTTGCAATAGAAAGAGTTCAAGACGAATTTTTTAAGATATTAAAAGGCAAAAAATCAAGTAATTCTATTATGCTTTTAAAGTCCTTAGGCATATTAAAAGAGTTGTTTCCACAAACTAATAGAGAAATAAACGAAAATAATATTTTAAACAAACTAAAAAAAATAGATGGATATAAAAATGAAGATTTAATTTTAAAATTATCAATTATATTTCTAAAAAGTCAAAAAGAATTGGAAATTTTAAAGTTAGATAATAAAACTAAAAAATCTATTTTAAATATAATAAACAATATAGATAATATAAATAAAGAATCTAGTTCTTATGAAATAAAAAAACTGATCTTAAAGATTGGAATTGATGATTTTAAAAGTATATTAGAAATAAGGAAATTAAACGAAGATTTTTTAAATGTAATAATAAAATTTAAAAAAATTATAAAAGATAAAGAACCAATTTTTTTAAAAGACTTATTAATTTCAGGAGATGATTTAATAAGATTAGGAATAAAGGATGGTAGAAAAATAAAGAAATATTTGGATGAAAGTTTAGAGATAGTTTTAAAAAATCCAAAATTTAACATAAAAGAGTACTTATTAAAAAGAATTGAGGAGGACATAATTTGA
- a CDS encoding nucleotidyltransferase: MKKPVGIVVEYNPFHNGHKYHCLKAKEYGDVVVAVMSGDFVQRGEPALIDRWSRAELALKNGVDIVVELPIFYSTQSAEIFARGAVGILNLMKVQKIVFGSESGDAEKLIKRAKLEEEDKFKQELKKQLKEGFSYPTAYSNTLKYLNKEEEIESNDILGIEYIKALKFWKSQIEPIAIKREKSGYYSEGVEDGISSATGIRKKLKLGEEIKEVVPLTTYEVLKDALKKNKFAKLEDFYELIRYKILLEKDRLELIQDIEQGYENKIYEAALSSQNFGDFFEKIKSKRYTLGRIQRILIHILLGLKKEETKNVKEKIPYIRVLGFTKIGQEYLKELKENDVEILTSLKNIQKNLEKESLKFLEHNEVASKIYSIINPYKERKIPIIIK; encoded by the coding sequence ATGAAAAAACCCGTTGGGATCGTAGTAGAATATAATCCTTTTCATAATGGTCATAAATATCATTGTTTAAAGGCAAAGGAATATGGAGACGTAGTTGTAGCTGTTATGAGTGGAGATTTTGTTCAAAGAGGAGAACCGGCTTTAATAGATAGATGGAGCAGAGCAGAATTAGCTTTGAAAAATGGAGTAGATATAGTTGTTGAATTACCAATATTTTATTCTACTCAAAGTGCAGAGATATTTGCAAGGGGAGCTGTAGGAATTTTAAATTTAATGAAAGTTCAAAAAATAGTTTTTGGGTCTGAATCTGGAGATGCTGAAAAACTTATAAAAAGAGCTAAATTAGAAGAAGAAGATAAGTTTAAGCAAGAGTTAAAAAAACAGCTAAAAGAAGGATTTTCATATCCTACAGCTTATTCAAATACTTTAAAATATTTGAATAAGGAGGAAGAAATTGAATCTAATGATATCTTAGGAATAGAATATATAAAGGCTTTGAAGTTTTGGAAAAGTCAAATAGAACCAATAGCAATAAAACGAGAAAAAAGTGGATATTATTCTGAAGGTGTAGAAGATGGAATATCAAGTGCTACAGGAATTAGAAAAAAACTTAAGTTAGGAGAAGAGATAAAGGAGGTTGTTCCTCTAACAACATATGAAGTTTTAAAAGATGCATTAAAAAAGAATAAGTTTGCAAAATTAGAGGACTTTTATGAATTAATAAGATATAAAATTCTATTAGAAAAAGATAGATTAGAATTAATTCAAGATATAGAACAAGGATATGAAAATAAAATTTATGAAGCAGCATTATCATCACAAAATTTTGGAGATTTTTTTGAAAAAATAAAGAGTAAAAGATATACTTTAGGAAGAATACAAAGAATTTTAATTCACATTTTATTAGGATTAAAAAAAGAAGAAACAAAAAATGTAAAAGAGAAAATTCCATATATAAGAGTACTTGGATTTACAAAGATTGGACAAGAGTACTTAAAAGAGTTAAAAGAAAATGATGTAGAAATTTTAACTTCCTTAAAAAACATACAAAAAAATTTAGAGAAAGAATCGCTAAAATTTTTAGAACATAATGAAGTTGCTAGTAAAATATATTCAATAATAAATCCTTATAAAGAAAGAAAAATACCTATAATTATAAAGTAG
- a CDS encoding type III pantothenate kinase: protein MLLAVDIGNTHIVTGLLDPNGEVLLSFRVSSNEKLTEDEYFSYLKNICDFNGVEIKNLNGIVISSVVPNLIGIFQFLGRKYFKIEPMIIDLNLKLPFSFAENLQINGFGADRIIDIAQAIIDYPNRNLVIFDLGTATTYEVLKDGVYIGGGILPGIEMSINALFGNTAKLPKVKFSTPESVLGRNTAEQIQAGIFYGYAGQLKNIIHEIKKIVPDPYIIATGGLGKILFAEIQEIDEYCPELSIRGLYTLYQMNK from the coding sequence ATGCTTTTAGCTGTAGATATTGGAAATACTCATATTGTTACTGGTTTACTTGATCCAAATGGTGAAGTTTTACTTAGTTTCAGAGTATCTTCAAATGAAAAATTAACAGAGGATGAATACTTTTCATATTTAAAAAATATATGTGATTTTAACGGTGTTGAAATTAAAAATTTAAATGGTATTGTTATATCGTCTGTTGTTCCAAATTTAATAGGAATCTTTCAATTTTTAGGAAGAAAATATTTTAAAATTGAACCTATGATTATAGATTTAAATTTAAAACTACCTTTTTCTTTTGCTGAAAATTTACAAATAAATGGTTTTGGAGCTGATAGAATAATTGATATCGCTCAAGCTATTATTGATTATCCAAATAGAAATCTTGTAATTTTTGATTTAGGTACGGCTACTACTTATGAAGTTTTAAAGGATGGAGTTTATATTGGAGGAGGAATTCTTCCAGGGATAGAGATGTCTATAAATGCTCTATTTGGAAATACTGCAAAACTTCCAAAAGTTAAATTTAGTACTCCTGAAAGTGTTCTAGGAAGAAATACTGCTGAACAAATTCAAGCCGGTATTTTCTATGGATATGCTGGACAACTAAAAAATATTATCCATGAAATTAAAAAAATTGTTCCAGATCCATATATAATAGCTACTGGAGGTCTTGGAAAAATACTTTTTGCTGAAATCCAAGAAATCGATGAGTACTGTCCTGAACTAAGCATAAGAGGGCTTTATACTCTTTATCAAATGAATAAATAA